A region from the Mesotoga sp. Brook.08.105.5.1 genome encodes:
- a CDS encoding metalloregulator ArsR/SmtB family transcription factor: MLLFVSKDMSFSPERKAVLFEMLSGPEKAKDDFIYLFEWFYENSFSVIEPKLERTLPKVATDLKKEIEASGIKFLKTLIKNIDYTSYEELERAVICPSYFSEFLVSNAAILFVKEDMYTVGFRFREVMTTPKNQLETSADTFDALAHEKRLAIIRHLSMGQSSGHELARALDLSNFEIGEHIDILREAGMVSVEKMNQMMYFSLNKEAVVLRLVELLKAL, translated from the coding sequence ATGCTTCTCTTTGTCTCGAAAGACATGTCATTCTCTCCGGAAAGAAAAGCCGTTCTCTTCGAGATGCTTTCTGGTCCGGAGAAGGCCAAAGACGACTTCATTTACTTGTTTGAGTGGTTTTACGAAAACTCATTTTCTGTGATAGAACCAAAGCTCGAAAGGACGCTTCCAAAAGTAGCAACTGATCTGAAGAAAGAGATTGAAGCTTCCGGCATTAAGTTTCTGAAGACACTCATAAAGAACATCGACTATACGAGTTATGAAGAACTCGAAAGAGCTGTGATTTGTCCCAGCTACTTCTCCGAATTCCTGGTCTCAAACGCAGCAATACTTTTTGTAAAGGAAGATATGTATACTGTGGGATTCCGCTTCAGAGAGGTAATGACCACTCCCAAGAATCAGCTGGAAACGTCTGCCGATACTTTTGATGCTCTTGCTCATGAGAAAAGACTCGCCATAATTAGGCATCTATCGATGGGCCAATCTTCCGGACATGAGCTCGCAAGAGCGTTAGATCTTTCTAATTTCGAGATTGGAGAGCACATCGACATCTTACGTGAAGCAGGTATGGTCAGCGTGGAGAAGATGAATCAAATGATGTATTTCTCTCTCAACAAGGAGGCTGTCGTCTTAAGATTGGTAGAGCTATTGAAGGCTTTATAG
- a CDS encoding winged helix-turn-helix domain-containing protein translates to MNFKELSEASGIKYETVRNYVKVLIEEGLIDEVNEEVVEVVKKMPGFTSQGLTVVEAAHRATGKADSKSSLSEEVSELRERVHTLQEENEQLRRELQEERSLTNYLKENLASFEDHTKNSSGITVYGKEASTAADALKSAIKSAGSGFLQFLQWLFDTEEKETAEKTDQ, encoded by the coding sequence GTGAATTTCAAAGAACTCTCTGAAGCAAGTGGAATAAAATACGAAACGGTGAGGAACTACGTTAAGGTCCTCATTGAAGAAGGACTGATTGATGAAGTCAATGAGGAAGTGGTTGAAGTCGTCAAGAAGATGCCCGGTTTCACTTCGCAAGGTCTGACAGTTGTTGAAGCCGCGCACAGGGCTACAGGAAAAGCGGACTCCAAAAGTTCTCTCTCCGAAGAAGTATCCGAACTTCGAGAAAGAGTTCACACCCTTCAAGAGGAGAACGAACAGCTTAGGAGAGAGCTTCAGGAAGAGAGGTCTCTCACTAACTATCTGAAAGAGAACCTAGCATCCTTTGAGGATCACACTAAGAACTCTTCTGGAATTACAGTTTACGGAAAAGAAGCAAGTACAGCTGCGGATGCTCTTAAGAGCGCTATAAAGTCTGCCGGAAGCGGTTTTTTACAATTCCTACAGTGGCTTTTCGACACCGAAGAGAAAGAAACTGCCGAGAAAACTGACCAGTAA
- the zupT gene encoding zinc transporter ZupT has protein sequence MQLDNFWPAFFLTVFAGLSTGIGSILAIFAKKTNTKFLSVSLGFSAGIMIYVSFVEIFVKSGESLQKSVGSGISDWINVIAFFGGIGIIALIDFLVPSAENPHEMRDVDEMQAKNKTLLRMGLFTAFAIAVHNFPEGLATFLAAMKDPSLGVPIAVAIAIHNVPEGIAVAVPIYHATGSRKKAFMYSFLSGLAEPAGALIGFALINILFTDIAFGIVFAGVAGIMVYISLDELLPSAEKYGEHHLSISGLIAGMAVMAVSLLIL, from the coding sequence ATGCAACTTGACAATTTCTGGCCAGCGTTTTTTTTGACTGTTTTTGCGGGGCTTTCCACCGGGATCGGCAGTATTCTTGCGATTTTCGCAAAAAAAACCAACACAAAGTTTCTTTCAGTTTCGCTTGGCTTCTCCGCCGGTATAATGATATACGTATCCTTCGTCGAGATCTTTGTAAAGAGCGGTGAATCTCTCCAGAAGTCTGTGGGAAGTGGCATAAGCGACTGGATTAATGTAATCGCTTTCTTCGGAGGTATAGGCATTATTGCCCTGATCGACTTCCTTGTACCTTCCGCAGAGAATCCTCACGAAATGAGAGACGTAGATGAAATGCAAGCCAAAAACAAAACTCTCTTGAGAATGGGGCTTTTCACTGCGTTTGCCATTGCTGTCCACAACTTTCCTGAAGGGCTCGCAACATTCCTTGCTGCCATGAAGGATCCGTCGCTTGGGGTACCTATTGCGGTTGCGATAGCAATCCACAATGTCCCTGAAGGGATCGCTGTGGCTGTTCCGATATATCACGCAACGGGAAGCAGGAAGAAGGCTTTCATGTATTCATTTCTTTCGGGTCTGGCAGAACCGGCTGGCGCTTTGATCGGATTTGCGCTGATAAATATCCTTTTCACCGACATTGCATTCGGGATTGTCTTTGCCGGAGTTGCAGGGATAATGGTTTACATATCTCTAGATGAACTCCTTCCTTCGGCAGAGAAGTATGGAGAACACCATCTCTCCATATCGGGATTAATAGCCGGAATGGCGGTCATGGCGGTCAGTCTGCTCATACTGTAG
- the hcp gene encoding hydroxylamine reductase, giving the protein MFCFQCSETMKGTGCTVKGVCGKEPEVANLQDLLIWILKGTSFWGVKAREVGINDSDTGLHIAEGLFTTITNVDFDSVSLGKKIDKALAARDRIEVMFRESFKRVHGKEFDGEVPEACTWRVSGGLDVYEMKGAEVGVMDTRDEDIRSLRELLTYGLKGIAAYTDHAYILKHSESSILDFLQEGMAACLDDSLSVDDYVSLVLRAGEYAVKAMALLDEANTTSYGNPEITSVYTGKLEGPGILVSGHDLLDLEELLKQTEGKGINIYTHGEMLPANAYPNLKKFNHLKGNFGTSWYNQQKEFEEFGGPILMTTNCIQKPRDSYKERIFTTGLVGWPGVAHIPNRMDGKQKDFSRIIEEALKIGDIGARPGKTIVVGLAHDQLSKVSDKIIDAVKSGAIKKFVVMGGCDGHSKEREYYTELAEKLPDNMVILTAGCAKYRYNMLDLGDIGGIPRVVDAGQCNDSYSLVVTALKLKDAFGLDDINDLPIEYDIAWYEQKAVAVLLALLYMGVKGIRLGPILPAFVSPNVLKVLVDNFDIKPITTAEEDLKAIVG; this is encoded by the coding sequence TTGTTCTGTTTTCAGTGTTCAGAAACGATGAAGGGAACAGGGTGCACCGTCAAAGGTGTTTGTGGAAAAGAGCCGGAAGTGGCAAATCTTCAAGATCTTCTCATCTGGATTCTAAAAGGAACTTCGTTTTGGGGAGTGAAAGCGAGAGAAGTCGGGATAAACGATTCCGACACAGGCCTCCACATCGCTGAAGGACTGTTCACAACAATAACAAATGTCGACTTCGATTCTGTGAGCCTTGGTAAGAAGATCGATAAGGCTCTGGCCGCAAGAGACAGGATCGAAGTGATGTTCAGAGAATCATTCAAGAGAGTACATGGTAAGGAGTTTGACGGAGAAGTTCCAGAAGCCTGCACCTGGAGAGTCTCCGGTGGGCTTGATGTTTACGAAATGAAAGGTGCCGAAGTTGGCGTTATGGATACAAGAGATGAAGACATCCGCTCACTCAGGGAGCTTCTTACTTACGGACTTAAGGGAATCGCCGCTTACACTGATCACGCGTACATTTTGAAACACTCGGAAAGTTCGATCCTTGATTTTCTTCAGGAAGGAATGGCGGCCTGTCTCGACGATTCGCTAAGTGTCGACGACTATGTGTCCCTTGTTTTAAGAGCAGGAGAGTATGCGGTGAAGGCTATGGCCTTGCTGGATGAAGCGAATACGACAAGCTACGGAAATCCCGAAATAACTTCCGTATATACGGGAAAACTTGAGGGACCTGGAATTCTGGTGAGCGGACATGATCTCCTGGATCTCGAAGAGCTCCTGAAGCAGACCGAAGGAAAGGGAATAAACATCTACACTCATGGCGAAATGCTCCCTGCAAATGCCTATCCGAACCTTAAGAAGTTCAATCACCTAAAGGGGAATTTCGGTACATCCTGGTACAATCAGCAGAAGGAATTTGAAGAGTTTGGAGGTCCTATTCTAATGACCACGAACTGCATTCAGAAACCGAGGGACTCTTACAAGGAGAGAATATTCACAACGGGCCTTGTCGGTTGGCCGGGCGTTGCACATATCCCTAACAGGATGGATGGTAAGCAGAAGGACTTTTCGCGGATCATAGAAGAGGCTCTCAAAATCGGTGATATAGGTGCCAGACCAGGTAAGACTATTGTTGTGGGTCTTGCTCATGATCAGCTTTCCAAAGTGTCGGATAAGATAATCGACGCGGTCAAGTCGGGGGCGATAAAGAAATTCGTGGTAATGGGTGGCTGTGACGGTCACTCGAAAGAACGCGAGTATTATACTGAACTCGCCGAGAAACTGCCTGACAATATGGTTATCCTGACTGCAGGTTGTGCAAAGTACAGATATAATATGCTTGATCTTGGCGATATCGGTGGTATACCGAGAGTTGTAGATGCGGGCCAGTGTAATGACTCGTACTCACTAGTGGTGACGGCTCTCAAGCTCAAAGATGCCTTTGGACTTGATGACATAAACGATCTGCCGATAGAGTACGATATCGCGTGGTATGAGCAGAAGGCGGTTGCCGTTCTTCTCGCACTTCTCTACATGGGAGTGAAGGGAATACGTCTTGGACCGATTCTTCCCGCATTCGTATCACCTAACGTTCTCAAGGTTCTTGTGGATAACTTCGATATAAAACCAATTACGACGGCGGAAGAGGATCTCAAAGCTATTGTTGGTTAG
- a CDS encoding acyltransferase family protein, with protein sequence MNKQPAEFALSGERIVWIDVARGFLMALVIMYHTLPPQLVANLINPAACTFFFLSGLFSKELPIRKGVKKRLKQLMVPYYTMAGFNILIWLIVKLLVTREELNFSIGSVLVNVLTVRTAVGIIPLNIIPLWFVPAVFVTEIYYSVLKKLNILPIGIVLGFVSMFFFYGALPFKIDVALAVLPYFAVGKVVKSLGLSSKRIPVLLTVTACALFVSTAAFSNEVYLMEDYFGSSPLLYVIAALVGIIAVCGLAQILEKVKLARSILSLFGKHTLFILGYHIAAGFLVYPIFDVFGNPIEIMQRFWYIYWFMNMALIYLMIRLIPKPAMMIMSGTFLVKRRSLSTELV encoded by the coding sequence TTGAATAAACAACCAGCAGAATTTGCACTAAGCGGCGAACGTATCGTCTGGATTGATGTTGCCAGGGGTTTTCTTATGGCACTGGTGATTATGTATCACACTCTCCCCCCTCAGTTAGTTGCTAATCTAATAAACCCGGCGGCCTGCACCTTCTTCTTTCTTTCCGGTCTTTTCTCAAAGGAACTGCCAATTAGGAAGGGCGTAAAGAAGAGGCTTAAGCAGCTAATGGTGCCTTACTACACAATGGCCGGGTTCAACATACTAATCTGGCTGATCGTCAAACTGCTGGTGACGCGAGAAGAACTAAATTTCTCCATTGGCTCAGTTTTGGTGAATGTTCTGACCGTTCGTACTGCCGTGGGGATAATTCCACTGAACATCATTCCATTATGGTTTGTTCCTGCCGTTTTCGTCACGGAGATCTACTATTCAGTTCTGAAGAAGCTGAATATTCTACCGATTGGAATTGTTCTGGGTTTCGTGTCGATGTTCTTCTTCTACGGGGCTCTGCCCTTCAAAATTGATGTTGCGCTTGCCGTGCTTCCATATTTTGCCGTTGGTAAAGTGGTGAAGTCATTGGGACTTTCTTCAAAAAGAATCCCTGTTCTCCTTACGGTAACTGCATGTGCATTATTCGTTTCAACAGCTGCTTTTTCTAACGAAGTCTATCTGATGGAAGACTACTTCGGCTCGTCACCTCTTCTATACGTAATTGCTGCACTGGTTGGGATAATAGCTGTATGCGGTCTAGCTCAGATTCTTGAGAAGGTCAAGCTTGCGAGGTCTATCCTCTCTCTCTTTGGCAAACATACTCTTTTCATACTAGGTTATCACATAGCCGCAGGTTTTCTCGTCTATCCCATATTCGATGTGTTCGGGAATCCGATTGAGATCATGCAAAGGTTTTGGTATATATACTGGTTTATGAACATGGCTCTGATCTATCTGATGATCAGATTAATCCCCAAACCGGCTATGATGATTATGTCAGGCACCTTCCTCGTGAAACGCAGGAGTCTTTCCACAGAATTAGTTTAG
- a CDS encoding YkgJ family cysteine cluster protein: MIIDLSFKDLYGKALEVQELFDSVEELTNQIRIETGLRCPPSCRECCRTRGDAIQVTITEFLPLSLKLWNEGRAELFLSTLETVLDDDSCILFESSPELSKEGGCTEYRYRPLLCRMFGFSGVMDKFGKVVPAICRLLKTNCPECVSKLLERISEGSRIPVFSEFSSRIQGVDPYMGTRTYSINVALRRALEYVGMRVDYTTKGFDRTA, from the coding sequence TTGATAATCGATCTGTCGTTCAAAGACTTATATGGAAAGGCACTCGAAGTACAGGAGCTATTTGATTCAGTTGAAGAGCTAACAAATCAAATCCGGATCGAAACCGGTTTAAGATGCCCCCCTTCCTGCAGAGAATGCTGTAGAACTCGCGGCGATGCTATTCAGGTAACAATCACCGAATTTCTTCCGCTTTCTTTGAAACTCTGGAATGAGGGTAGAGCCGAGCTGTTTCTTTCGACATTGGAGACCGTTTTGGACGACGATAGTTGTATTCTTTTTGAGAGCTCACCAGAATTGAGCAAGGAAGGCGGATGCACAGAATACAGATACAGGCCACTGCTATGCAGGATGTTTGGTTTTTCAGGTGTAATGGACAAGTTCGGTAAGGTAGTTCCGGCGATATGCAGGCTTTTGAAGACAAACTGTCCAGAATGTGTCAGCAAGCTACTTGAAAGGATTTCTGAAGGGTCGCGAATTCCAGTATTTTCCGAGTTCTCCAGTCGTATTCAGGGAGTTGATCCGTATATGGGAACAAGGACTTATTCAATTAACGTGGCTCTGAGAAGAGCGCTTGAGTATGTGGGCATGAGAGTTGACTACACGACAAAAGGTTTCGACAGAACGGCGTAA